Proteins encoded within one genomic window of Ranitomeya variabilis isolate aRanVar5 chromosome 4, aRanVar5.hap1, whole genome shotgun sequence:
- the P3H1 gene encoding prolyl 3-hydroxylase 1, which yields MAPSVLLPGGLFLLVGAQLLAARLEPYDLLYDSGVQAYYREDWPSVILSMEKALRNRELLRRNRITCRMQCANTSDYSAQPPGWGPVQDLSFFQRVLERAACVRGCERHSMGAPATYFVASEELELEFRKRSPYNYLQVAYFKIHKLDKAVAAAHTFFMGNPDHMEMRQNLEYYKMMAGVSDSDFRDLEAKPHMQQFRLGVRYYTDEESATAITYFEKALEEYLVADVECRSLCDGPYDYDGYNFLDYSADLFQSITDHYVQVMSCRQGCVSDLATQPGKDKPTEDFLASHFNYLQFAYYNTENYTQAIQCAKTYLLFHPNDEVMTQNLAYYSAVLGEDAAALIQPREDVQAYITRSLLEKELLYFAYDVFGIPFVDPDTWTPESVIPKRLKEKQKVERETAARISEEIGNLMKEIENLVEEKTKETFDLSNTVREGGPVIFDEVSVVMTSKTLNGSQRVVTDGVISEDECRELLRLTNAAASAGDGYRGTTSPHTPNEKFHGVTVYKALKLGQEGKVPLRSAHLYYNVTEKVRRVVESYFRLDSPLYFSYSHLVCRTAIEEKQDDRQDLSHPVHADNCILKAEAMMCLKEHPAYTFRDYSAILYLNGDFEGGHFYFTELDAKTITAEIKPQCGRMVGFSSGAENPHGVKAVTKGQRCAVALWFTLDPRHNERERIQADDLIKMLFGPEETNVFPSNESARKSETRDGVVTPPEPPTGPDSDPPKKGVLRPPLDSPKTKTEL from the exons ATGGCGCCCTCCGTGCTCCTTCCCGGGGGTCTCTTCCTATTAGTGGGCGCTCAGCTGCTGGCCGCCCGGCTGGAGCCCTACGACCTCCTCTATGACAGCGGCGTGCAGGCGTATTACCGGGAGGACTGGCCGTCCGTCATCCTCTCCATGGAGAAAGCGCTGCGCAACCGGGAGCTCCTGCGCCGCAACCGCATCACTTGTCGCATGCAGTGCGCCAACACAAGCGACTACTCCGCTCAGCCTCCGGGCTGGGGACCGGTGCAGGACCTGAGCTTCTTCCAGAGGGTGCTGGAGAGGGCGGCCTGTGTGCGGGGGTGCGAGCGGCACAGCATGGGGGCCCCGGCCACCTACTTCGTGGCCAGCGAGGAGCTGGAGCTGGAGTTCAGGAAGAGGAGCCCCTACAACTACCTGCAAGTCGCCTACTTCAAG ATCCACAAATTGGATAAAGCCGTAGCCGCTGCGCACACTTTTTTCATGGGGAACCCCGACCACATGGAGATGCGGCAGAATCTGGAGTATTACAAGATGATGGCGGGGGTGTCCGATTCTGACTTCCGAGATCTGGAAGCCAAGCCCCACATG CAACAGTTTCGTCTTGGGGTGAGATATTACACGGACGAGGAGTCTGCAACGGCCATTACCTATTTTGAAAAAGCCTTGGAGGAATATTTAGTCGCGGATGTCGAATGCCGCAGCCTTTGTGACGGGCCTTACGATTACGATGGCTACAACTTCCTAGATTACAGTGCCGATTTATTCCAAAGTATTACAG ACCATTACGTGCAGGTGATGAGCTGCCGGCAGGGATGTGTCTCCGACCTGGCCACACAGCCGGGCAAAGACAAGCCCACAGAAGATTTCCTCGCTTCACACTTCAATTACCTGCAGTTTGCCTATTACAACA CTGAGAACTATACACAAGCGATTCAATGTGCCAAAACCTACCTACTATTCCACCCAAATGATGAAGTCATGACCCAGAATTTAGCCTATTATTCCGCTGTCCTGGGGGAGGACGCCGCCGCTCTGATTCAGCCCAGGGAG GACGTCCAGGCTTACATTACAAGGAGCCTCCTGGAGAAGGAACTGCTTTATTTTGCCTACGACGTCTTTGGAATTCCCTTTGTGGACCCT GATACATGGACGCCGGAAAGTGTCATACCTAAAAGACTGAAAGAAAAGCAAAA AGTGGAACGAGAAACTGCGGCCAGAATATCGGAGGAGATCGGGAACTTGATGAAGGAGATTGAGAATCTGGTGGAAGAAAAGACCAAAGAGACCTTCGATTTATCAAACACCGTAAGGGAAG GAGGCCCCGTTATTTTTGATGAAGTCAGTGTAGTGATGACCTCCAAGACCCTGAATGGATCGCAGAGAGTAGTGACCGACGGGGTGATCTCTGAAGACGAATGTCGGGAACTGCTCCGACTGACTAAT GCTGCGGCCTCAGCCGGTGACGGATATCGGGGCACAACCTCGCCTCATACCCCGAATGAGAAGTTTCACGGGGTGACTGTGTACAAGGCGCTGAAG CTGGGGCAAGAAGGAAAAGTCCCGCTGAGGAGCGCTCACCTCTACTACAACGTCACCGAGAAGGTCAGGCGGGTGGTGGAGTCGTATTTCCGCCTGGATTCTCCGCTGTACTTCTCTTATTCTCACCTGGTCTGCCGTACAGCCATCGAAG AAAAACAAGACGACCGCCAGGATTTGAGCCACCCTGTACATGCGGATAACTGCATTCTGAAAGCCGAAGCCATGATGTGCTTAAAGGAGCATCCTGCATACACGTTCCGGGATTACAG CGCCATATTGTATCTAAATGGCGATTTCGAAGGGGGACACTTCTATTTTACAGAATTGGATGCAAAAACCATCACC GCCGAGATAAAACCACAGTGCGGACGGATGGTGGGATTCTCATCCGGAGCTGAAAATCCTCATGGTGTGAAGGCCGTTACTAAAGGACAGAGGTGCGCGGTGGCATTATGGTTCACCCTGGATCCCAGGCACAATGAGAGA GAGAGAATTCAAGCAGACGACTTGATAAAGATGCTGTTCGGTCCAGAAGAAACAAACGTATTCCCCAGCAATGAATCTGCGAGGAAATCGGAAACGCGAGATGGTGTGGTCACCCCTCCAGAACCCCCCACAGGCCCTGATTCTGACCCCCCTAAAAAAGGCGTACTCAGACCCCCTTTAGACTCTCCTAAAACAAAAACGGAATTATAA